One Polaribacter sp. KT25b DNA segment encodes these proteins:
- a CDS encoding acyl transferase, producing the protein MQETIFNIKSNEQFAKAALEVFKHQFKNNKVYRSFCDLLYIHPSDVTKIDEIPFLPIQFFKLREILSSTEKVEEIFTSSGTTGSVTSKHFVTDINLYKQSYLSGFSHFYGNIEDFVVLALLPNYLERNGSSLVFMVDDLIAKSKNSESGFYLNNLDELAQKLINLDKNGQKVLLIGVSFALLDLIEKHQFKLKNTIIMETGGMKGRRKELIRNELHQLLQDGFGVDEIHSEYGMTELLSQAYSKGNGIFETPPWMKILTRDTEDALTILPKEKTGGINIIDLANYNSCSFIATQDLGKVHKNDTFEIIGRFDDSDIRGCNLMVL; encoded by the coding sequence ATGCAAGAAACTATTTTTAACATAAAGTCTAATGAGCAGTTTGCAAAAGCTGCACTTGAAGTTTTTAAACATCAATTTAAAAACAATAAAGTATATCGTTCTTTTTGCGATTTACTATACATTCATCCTTCGGATGTTACTAAGATTGATGAAATTCCGTTTTTACCAATTCAGTTTTTTAAGTTGAGAGAAATACTTTCATCCACAGAAAAAGTTGAAGAAATTTTTACAAGTTCTGGTACAACAGGAAGTGTTACTAGCAAACATTTTGTAACCGATATCAACCTTTATAAACAAAGTTATTTATCCGGATTTTCTCATTTTTATGGAAACATAGAAGACTTTGTGGTACTCGCTTTATTGCCAAATTATTTAGAAAGAAATGGCTCTTCTTTGGTTTTTATGGTGGATGATTTAATTGCAAAATCTAAAAACTCTGAAAGTGGATTTTACCTCAACAATTTAGATGAATTAGCACAAAAACTCATCAATCTTGATAAAAATGGACAAAAAGTATTGTTGATTGGCGTTTCTTTTGCGTTGTTAGATTTGATTGAAAAACATCAATTTAAACTTAAAAACACCATCATTATGGAAACTGGTGGTATGAAAGGCAGAAGAAAAGAATTGATAAGAAACGAATTACATCAGCTATTACAAGACGGTTTTGGGGTTGATGAAATTCACTCAGAATACGGAATGACAGAACTGTTAAGTCAAGCTTATTCTAAAGGAAACGGAATTTTTGAAACACCACCTTGGATGAAAATTTTAACCAGAGATACAGAAGATGCTTTGACAATTTTGCCTAAAGAAAAAACAGGCGGCATAAATATAATTGATTTGGCAAACTATAATTCTTGTTCATTTATTGCTACGCAAGATTTAGGAAAAGTACATAAAAATGACACCTTTGAAATTATTGGTCGTTTTGATGATTCTGATATTAGAGGTTGTAATTTAATGGTGTTATAG
- the mscL gene encoding large conductance mechanosensitive channel protein MscL, with product MRLKLIQDFKEFAVKGNMIDIAIGVIIGAAFNKVVNVLVKEILMPPLSFMTNGSNWESKKIILREAVIVDNKITLEQIAIGYGKFLETGVDFLIITFSVFVVVKVMNSMKKKAEDPKNEKVVTPKNIELMNKTNELLEKQNEYLKKLISKDI from the coding sequence ATGAGATTAAAATTAATACAAGATTTTAAAGAGTTTGCTGTTAAAGGAAACATGATTGATATTGCGATTGGTGTAATTATTGGCGCAGCTTTTAATAAAGTAGTAAATGTTTTAGTAAAAGAAATTTTAATGCCACCATTATCTTTTATGACCAATGGTTCAAATTGGGAGAGCAAGAAAATTATTTTAAGAGAAGCAGTTATTGTTGACAACAAAATTACTCTAGAACAAATAGCTATTGGTTACGGTAAATTTTTAGAAACAGGAGTAGATTTTTTAATAATTACTTTTTCTGTTTTTGTGGTTGTAAAAGTGATGAATTCAATGAAGAAAAAAGCTGAAGATCCTAAAAATGAAAAAGTAGTTACACCTAAAAACATTGAATTAATGAATAAAACCAATGAACTTCTAGAGAAACAAAACGAGTATTTAAAGAAACTTATTTCCAAGGATATTTAA
- a CDS encoding YHS domain-containing (seleno)protein, which produces MKQYTTLLLLLISITFSAQNYNTKNGFVAEGYDVVSYFNNKAEKGNKEFTTEFDGVKFKFSSKENLAKFKENPKKYAPQYGGYCAYAIGLKGEKVTINPKTYEIRDGKLYLFYNSWGTNTLELWQKEGPEKLQKQADKNWKKIIAN; this is translated from the coding sequence ATGAAACAATATACTACCTTATTATTACTACTAATTTCAATCACTTTTTCTGCCCAAAATTACAATACTAAAAATGGTTTTGTTGCAGAAGGTTATGATGTAGTTTCTTATTTTAATAACAAAGCAGAAAAAGGGAATAAAGAGTTTACCACAGAATTTGATGGTGTAAAATTCAAGTTTTCATCAAAAGAGAATTTAGCGAAATTTAAAGAAAATCCGAAGAAATACGCCCCTCAATATGGTGGTTATTGTGCGTATGCAATAGGATTAAAAGGTGAAAAGGTAACTATAAATCCGAAGACTTATGAAATTAGAGATGGTAAATTATATCTTTTCTACAATTCTTGGGGAACAAATACCTTAGAACTTTGGCAAAAAGAAGGCCCTGAAAAGTTGCAAAAACAAGCAGATAAAAACTGGAAAAAAATAATAGCTAATTAA
- the tyrS gene encoding tyrosine--tRNA ligase, which translates to MTNFVEELRWRGLLHDIMPDTEEYLLKNKTAGYIGFDPTADSLHIGSLVQIFILKHFQNAGHNPIALIGGATGMVGDPSGKSAERNLLDEATLAKNIAGVRENLERFLDFDASVENKAELVNNYDWMKDISLIDFVRDTGKHITVNYMMAKDSVKKRLSSESSEGMSFTEFTYQLFQGYDFYHLYTEKNCKLQMGGSDQWGNITTGTELIRRKAQGKAYAITVPLVTKADGTKFGKTEGGNVWLNADRTSPYKFYQYWLNSSDEDAENFIKKFTFLDKETIENLITEHSENPHLRLLQKKLGEEVTILTHGKEAYENALKASSILFGKSTASDLKSLDEQTFLDVFDGVPQATVSIADIEEGLDMIGALAAKNNFLNSNGEARRALKENAISVNKEKVKDDFTITKEDLIANKYVLLQRGKKTYYLLVVE; encoded by the coding sequence ATGACAAATTTTGTTGAAGAATTACGCTGGCGTGGATTATTGCATGATATTATGCCAGATACAGAAGAATATTTATTAAAAAATAAAACTGCAGGATATATTGGTTTCGATCCAACAGCAGACTCGCTACATATTGGGAGTTTGGTGCAAATTTTTATTTTAAAACACTTTCAAAATGCAGGGCATAATCCTATTGCTTTAATTGGTGGCGCAACTGGTATGGTTGGCGATCCTTCTGGAAAATCTGCAGAACGTAATTTGTTAGATGAAGCAACTTTAGCTAAAAATATTGCTGGTGTTAGAGAAAATTTAGAACGTTTTTTAGATTTTGATGCATCCGTAGAAAATAAAGCGGAATTGGTAAACAATTACGATTGGATGAAAGATATTTCTTTAATCGATTTTGTTAGAGATACCGGTAAACATATTACTGTAAATTACATGATGGCAAAAGATTCTGTTAAGAAACGTTTGAGTTCTGAATCTTCTGAAGGTATGAGTTTTACAGAATTTACATACCAATTATTTCAAGGCTACGATTTTTATCACTTGTACACAGAAAAGAATTGTAAGTTGCAAATGGGTGGTTCTGATCAGTGGGGAAATATTACAACGGGTACAGAATTAATCCGTAGAAAAGCACAAGGAAAAGCATATGCAATTACAGTTCCTTTGGTTACAAAAGCAGACGGAACAAAATTTGGAAAAACTGAAGGAGGAAATGTTTGGTTAAATGCAGACAGAACATCACCTTATAAATTTTATCAATATTGGTTAAATTCTTCGGATGAAGATGCAGAAAACTTTATTAAAAAGTTTACATTTTTAGACAAAGAAACGATAGAAAATTTAATTACAGAACATTCAGAAAATCCGCATTTACGTTTATTACAAAAGAAATTAGGAGAAGAAGTTACTATTTTAACACATGGTAAAGAAGCTTACGAAAATGCTTTAAAAGCTTCTTCTATTTTATTTGGAAAATCTACAGCTTCTGATTTAAAATCTTTAGACGAACAAACATTTTTAGATGTGTTTGATGGTGTGCCACAAGCTACCGTTTCTATTGCTGATATTGAAGAAGGCTTAGATATGATTGGTGCTTTAGCTGCAAAAAATAACTTTTTGAATTCTAACGGAGAGGCTAGAAGAGCGTTAAAAGAAAATGCAATTTCTGTAAATAAAGAAAAAGTAAAAGATGATTTTACAATTACTAAAGAAGATTTAATTGCAAATAAATATGTGTTATTACAACGTGGTAAAAAAACATATTATTTACTAGTTGTTGAGTAA
- a CDS encoding SDR family oxidoreductase has product MILVTGGTGLVGSHLLYHLSLQNDAIRAIYRTKSSLEKVKNVFSYYTDDETFFNKIEWFLADITDVPAMIPAFINVKHVYHCAAFISFNPKDYRQMRKVNIHGTAIIVNLCIDAKIDKLCFVSSIAAVGNSLNSNFTTEEDEWNKELDNSGYSITKFGAEMEVWRASQEGIDVVIVNPGVILGSGFWNAGSGKLFSQVYNGFQFYTEGITGFVSEQDVVKSMILLMNSAIKNERFILVSENKIFKEIFFLIADGFSKKRPSKKIKPWQTNIFWRVAWLLSKITGKEPLLSKYSARSAHSISEYSSEKIEKSIAFKFEKTEKSIERICKNYLNDFF; this is encoded by the coding sequence ATGATTTTAGTTACTGGAGGCACAGGTTTAGTAGGTTCGCATTTATTATATCATTTAAGTTTACAAAATGATGCAATTAGAGCTATTTATAGAACAAAATCATCTTTAGAAAAGGTGAAAAATGTCTTTTCTTATTATACTGATGATGAAACTTTTTTCAATAAAATAGAATGGTTTTTAGCTGATATTACTGATGTTCCTGCAATGATTCCTGCTTTTATTAACGTAAAACACGTGTATCATTGTGCCGCATTTATTTCTTTTAATCCGAAGGATTATAGACAAATGCGCAAAGTTAATATTCACGGAACAGCAATTATTGTAAATCTTTGTATTGATGCAAAAATTGATAAATTGTGTTTTGTAAGTTCTATTGCTGCTGTTGGAAATTCTTTAAATTCGAATTTTACAACGGAAGAAGATGAATGGAATAAAGAGCTAGATAATAGTGGGTATTCTATTACCAAATTTGGCGCAGAAATGGAAGTTTGGCGCGCAAGTCAAGAAGGAATTGATGTAGTAATTGTAAATCCTGGTGTTATTTTAGGGAGTGGTTTTTGGAACGCTGGTTCTGGTAAATTATTCTCACAAGTTTATAACGGTTTTCAATTTTACACAGAAGGAATTACCGGTTTTGTTTCTGAACAAGATGTTGTAAAATCAATGATTTTGTTGATGAATTCTGCTATAAAAAACGAACGTTTTATTTTAGTATCAGAAAACAAAATATTCAAAGAAATCTTCTTTTTAATTGCAGATGGTTTTAGTAAAAAACGACCATCAAAAAAAATAAAACCTTGGCAAACAAATATCTTTTGGCGAGTTGCTTGGCTCCTATCAAAAATTACAGGAAAAGAACCTTTACTAAGTAAATATTCTGCAAGATCTGCGCATTCTATTTCTGAATATTCATCAGAAAAAATAGAAAAATCAATTGCTTTTAAATTTGAAAAAACAGAGAAATCAATAGAAAGAATTTGTAAAAACTATCTTAACGATTTTTTTTAA
- a CDS encoding DUF4296 domain-containing protein, whose amino-acid sequence MKNISYLLIFVFLISCTSNTILEKPKDLIPKDTMRLLIQEMMIASSAKYVKNKNMETKIEYMALVYDEFKIDSTRFQTSNLYYMSKIDDYQEIFEDAKADLEKQKKVYDDIIAIKDSLRKDSINKLKKVKKRVAIGDSLDINKKELNFKKNR is encoded by the coding sequence ATGAAGAATATAAGCTACTTACTGATTTTTGTTTTTTTGATTTCTTGTACAAGTAATACTATTTTAGAAAAGCCAAAAGACTTGATTCCTAAAGATACAATGCGTCTTTTAATTCAAGAAATGATGATTGCTTCTTCGGCTAAATATGTGAAAAATAAAAACATGGAAACGAAGATTGAATACATGGCTTTAGTGTACGATGAATTTAAAATTGATAGCACTCGTTTTCAAACTAGCAACTTGTATTATATGTCTAAAATAGACGATTATCAAGAAATTTTTGAAGATGCAAAAGCAGACTTAGAAAAGCAAAAAAAAGTGTATGATGATATAATTGCTATAAAAGATTCTTTAAGAAAAGACTCTATTAATAAGCTAAAAAAAGTTAAGAAAAGAGTAGCAATAGGAGATAGTTTAGATATAAATAAAAAAGAACTTAACTTTAAAAAAAATCGTTAA
- a CDS encoding dihydroorotase, whose translation MKKLILIKNATIVNENNTFKGDVLIENEIIKEIASEIKATENTTIIDAKGKYLIPGFIDDQVHFREPGLTHKANIATESRAAVAGGITTFIEMPNTVPQATTQDLLEDKFTIASKDSYANYSFMFGGTNDNLEELLKTDPKKVAGIKLFLGSSTGNMLVDNEEILEKIFSSTKMIISVHCEDEATIRKNTQEFIDKYGEDIPVKYHPIIRSEEACYLSSSKAIALAKKTGARLHIFHVSTAKETELFRNDIPLEEKQITAEVCVHHLWFSDKDYEEKGTHIKWNPAVKTEKDRLGLWEALLDDRIDVLATDHAPHTLEEKTNVYTKAPSGGPLVQHAVTAILEKVKEGVISIEKAVEKMSHNPAKLFQIEKRGFVKEGFYADLVLIDTNKPQTVSKENILYKCGWSPFEGTTFSSTITHTFVNGNLIYNNGVFNDEIKGKRITFNR comes from the coding sequence ATGAAGAAATTAATTTTAATAAAAAACGCAACAATTGTTAACGAAAACAACACTTTTAAAGGTGATGTTTTAATTGAAAACGAAATTATAAAAGAAATTGCATCAGAAATAAAAGCAACAGAAAATACCACTATTATTGATGCTAAAGGTAAATATCTTATCCCTGGTTTTATTGATGATCAAGTGCATTTTAGAGAACCTGGTTTAACGCACAAAGCGAATATTGCAACAGAAAGTAGGGCAGCAGTTGCTGGCGGAATTACTACTTTTATAGAAATGCCAAACACAGTTCCGCAAGCTACAACGCAAGATTTATTAGAAGATAAATTTACAATTGCTAGCAAAGATTCATACGCAAACTATTCTTTTATGTTTGGTGGAACGAACGATAATTTAGAAGAATTATTAAAAACAGATCCTAAAAAAGTAGCTGGAATTAAATTATTCTTGGGTTCATCTACAGGAAATATGTTGGTTGATAATGAAGAAATTTTAGAGAAAATTTTCTCATCAACCAAAATGATAATTTCTGTGCATTGTGAAGATGAAGCAACCATCAGAAAAAATACACAAGAGTTTATTGACAAATATGGCGAAGATATTCCTGTAAAATATCATCCAATTATTAGAAGCGAAGAAGCGTGTTATTTATCGTCTTCAAAAGCAATTGCTTTGGCAAAGAAAACAGGAGCAAGGTTGCATATTTTTCATGTATCAACAGCAAAAGAAACTGAGCTTTTTAGAAACGATATTCCTTTAGAAGAAAAGCAAATTACAGCGGAAGTTTGTGTGCATCATTTATGGTTTTCTGATAAAGATTACGAAGAGAAAGGAACACATATAAAATGGAATCCTGCTGTAAAAACAGAAAAAGACAGATTAGGTTTATGGGAAGCTTTGTTAGATGACAGAATTGATGTTTTAGCAACAGATCATGCGCCGCATACTTTAGAAGAAAAAACAAATGTGTACACAAAAGCACCAAGTGGAGGACCATTGGTACAACATGCTGTAACAGCTATTTTAGAAAAAGTAAAAGAAGGTGTAATTAGCATTGAAAAAGCGGTTGAAAAAATGAGCCATAATCCGGCAAAATTATTTCAAATAGAGAAACGTGGTTTTGTAAAAGAAGGTTTTTATGCCGATTTAGTTTTAATTGATACCAACAAACCGCAAACCGTTTCTAAAGAAAATATTTTGTACAAATGTGGTTGGTCTCCTTTTGAAGGAACTACATTTTCATCAACCATAACTCACACGTTTGTGAATGGAAATTTAATTTATAATAATGGCGTTTTTAATGATGAAATTAAAGGAAAACGCATCACTTTTAATCGTTAA
- a CDS encoding GNAT family N-acetyltransferase, with amino-acid sequence MNKSISLRTANLDDLETLLQFEQGVVEAERPLDPFLADRDICYYNIPELITAEHINFVVAIFNEEIVACGYVRIDNSKIYQKNPQHGYVGFLYVKPNFRGQKISTIILESLKEWATKKGLKELRLDVYNNNIAAIKPYEKFGFTKILVNMRMDI; translated from the coding sequence ATGAATAAATCAATTTCTCTTAGAACTGCAAATCTTGATGATTTAGAAACCTTGCTACAATTTGAGCAAGGAGTTGTTGAGGCAGAAAGACCTTTAGATCCTTTTTTAGCGGATAGAGATATTTGTTATTATAATATTCCCGAGCTAATTACTGCAGAACATATTAATTTTGTCGTTGCAATTTTTAATGAAGAAATTGTAGCTTGTGGATATGTTAGAATAGATAATTCTAAAATATATCAAAAAAATCCTCAACATGGTTATGTTGGTTTTTTATATGTAAAACCAAACTTTAGAGGACAAAAAATTAGTACTATAATTTTAGAATCGTTAAAAGAATGGGCAACCAAAAAAGGTCTTAAAGAATTAAGATTAGATGTCTATAACAATAATATTGCAGCAATAAAACCTTACGAAAAATTTGGATTTACCAAAATTTTAGTAAATATGAGAATGGATATTTAA
- a CDS encoding polyprenol monophosphomannose synthase, with protein sequence MSDALVIIPTYNEKENIETIIRATFNQKKVFHILIVDDNSPDGTSEIVKKLITEFPEQLFLEKRIGKNGLGTAYIHGFKWALSKKYNYILEMDADFSHNPKDLVRLYNACHKDGADVSVGSRYSQGVNVVNWPMKRVLLSYFASKYVRFITRIPVFDTTAGFVCWKRNVLETINLDKIKFVGYAFQIEMKFKAWKHKFNIKEVSVIFTDRTLGASKMSGNIISEALFGVIKMRLKGLPK encoded by the coding sequence ATGTCAGACGCTTTAGTAATTATTCCTACTTATAACGAAAAAGAAAATATTGAAACCATCATTAGAGCTACCTTTAATCAAAAAAAAGTGTTTCATATTTTAATTGTTGATGATAATTCTCCTGATGGAACATCAGAAATTGTAAAAAAATTAATTACAGAATTTCCCGAACAGCTTTTTTTAGAAAAACGAATTGGAAAAAACGGATTAGGAACAGCTTATATTCATGGTTTTAAATGGGCGCTTTCAAAAAAATATAATTATATTTTAGAAATGGATGCTGATTTTTCTCACAATCCAAAAGATTTAGTTCGTTTATATAATGCTTGCCATAAAGATGGCGCAGATGTTTCTGTTGGTTCAAGATATTCGCAAGGTGTAAATGTTGTAAATTGGCCAATGAAAAGAGTTCTTTTATCTTATTTTGCCTCAAAATATGTGCGTTTTATTACTAGAATTCCTGTTTTTGATACAACTGCAGGTTTTGTTTGTTGGAAAAGAAATGTGCTAGAAACTATTAATCTTGATAAAATTAAATTTGTTGGTTATGCTTTTCAAATTGAAATGAAATTTAAAGCTTGGAAACATAAATTTAATATAAAAGAAGTTTCAGTTATTTTTACTGATAGAACTTTAGGAGCTTCTAAAATGAGTGGAAATATTATTTCTGAAGCACTTTTTGGTGTAATTAAAATGCGTTTAAAAGGATTGCCAAAATAA
- a CDS encoding DUF4271 domain-containing protein, which translates to MQAIEKITATNSWITAVLMLLFLCIVLLKILDANRLKSNALSLFNIHFVENESDKNSNFFNPFRFVIFTFTVVVLSLVIYSFKTYYLSTNIVNFSSYLPIFLGLLSYFIIKRVLEYLLFYLFLIKNEVRFFIISKINYLHTITFLLYIAVVLTEYSSLKKLYLFYFAALLFIVRFVIHVVSNKKLIFNKLFYFILYICAFEIAPLFILFKLMF; encoded by the coding sequence TTGCAAGCAATAGAAAAAATAACAGCTACTAATAGTTGGATAACTGCAGTATTAATGCTGTTGTTCCTCTGTATTGTTTTATTAAAAATCTTAGACGCAAACCGACTAAAAAGCAATGCATTAAGCTTGTTTAATATTCATTTTGTAGAGAACGAATCTGATAAAAATTCAAACTTTTTTAATCCCTTTCGATTTGTGATTTTTACATTTACTGTAGTAGTATTATCACTTGTAATTTATAGTTTTAAAACATACTATTTATCTACAAATATTGTTAATTTCTCTTCCTATTTGCCTATTTTTTTAGGTTTGTTATCATATTTTATTATTAAAAGAGTTTTAGAATACTTACTTTTTTACTTATTTTTAATTAAAAATGAGGTTCGTTTTTTTATCATTTCAAAAATTAATTATTTACATACTATTACGTTTTTACTATATATAGCAGTAGTTTTAACCGAATACTCTAGTTTAAAAAAACTCTATTTATTCTATTTTGCTGCCTTATTATTTATTGTAAGATTTGTAATTCATGTTGTTAGTAACAAAAAGCTGATATTTAATAAGTTGTTTTATTTTATTTTGTACATTTGCGCCTTTGAAATAGCACCGCTATTTATACTGTTTAAACTGATGTTTTAA
- a CDS encoding uroporphyrinogen-III synthase, producing the protein MKVKTILVSQPAPKTETNPYFDLSDKQKVKIDFRSFIHVEGITVKDVRLQKIDFKNFTAIILTSRNAVDHFFRVAEEMRFKVPDSMKYFCQSEAVAYYLQKYVVYRKRKIYVGTRTFTDLTRLIKKHKTEKFLLPSSDKLKPLIPAELDALGINWQRADLYKTVVSDLSDLEDVFYDVLVFFSPSGIESLFQNFPNFKQNETRIAAFGNSTVKAVTEAGLKCDIEAPTPDTPSMTMALDKYIKEVNKK; encoded by the coding sequence ATGAAAGTGAAAACGATTTTAGTATCACAACCTGCACCTAAGACAGAAACCAATCCTTATTTTGATTTATCTGATAAACAAAAAGTGAAAATTGATTTTCGCTCTTTTATTCATGTTGAAGGAATTACCGTTAAAGATGTTAGGCTACAAAAAATTGATTTTAAAAATTTTACAGCAATTATTTTAACAAGTAGAAACGCTGTAGATCACTTTTTTAGAGTTGCCGAAGAAATGCGCTTTAAAGTGCCAGATTCTATGAAATATTTCTGCCAATCTGAAGCTGTAGCTTATTATTTACAAAAATATGTTGTGTATAGAAAACGTAAAATTTATGTTGGTACAAGAACATTTACAGATTTAACCAGATTAATTAAAAAACATAAAACAGAAAAGTTTTTACTACCTTCTTCTGATAAATTAAAGCCATTAATCCCTGCAGAATTAGATGCTTTAGGTATTAACTGGCAACGTGCAGACTTATACAAAACTGTAGTTAGTGATTTATCTGATTTAGAAGATGTTTTTTATGATGTATTAGTGTTTTTTAGCCCATCGGGAATAGAATCATTATTTCAAAATTTTCCTAACTTCAAACAAAATGAAACAAGAATTGCTGCCTTTGGTAATTCTACAGTAAAAGCAGTTACAGAAGCTGGTTTAAAGTGCGATATTGAAGCGCCAACGCCAGATACACCTTCTATGACAATGGCTTTAGATAAATATATTAAAGAAGTAAATAAAAAGTAA